The Nitrospirota bacterium genome window below encodes:
- a CDS encoding pyridoxal phosphate-dependent aminotransferase: MKLAARAGRITPSPTLAMAATAKAMVARGIDVADFSSGEPDFDTPEPVKAAAEAAIRAGFTKYTPSSGIDELRQAIIDKLQAEQGIRYEKSQVLVSCGAKHSLYNLAEALLEAGDEVILPVPYWVSYADQTLLNDATPVFFPTREEDGYAIDVHDLERFITVRTKAIIINSPCNPTGATYDRKTLERLAELALRRDLLLISDEIYEKVIYDGVTHTSIASLGPEIAARTVLINGVSKAYAMTGWRIGYAAGPKDLLNAMANIQSQSTSNPCSISQKAAVVALREGGAFTEKMVLEFDRRRRTIVERLNAMPGVRCRMPTGAFYAFPNVGGLLGRQSPTGTVATPTDLANYLLQESRVAVVPGEPFGSTQHIRLSYATSMDTIVRGMDRLDAAFKQLT, encoded by the coding sequence ATGAAGCTTGCTGCACGAGCGGGGCGAATTACCCCCTCCCCCACCTTAGCCATGGCCGCAACCGCAAAGGCAATGGTCGCACGCGGGATTGACGTCGCCGATTTTTCGTCTGGAGAGCCTGACTTCGACACACCGGAACCGGTCAAAGCCGCAGCAGAAGCCGCAATTCGCGCGGGGTTTACGAAATACACGCCCTCATCAGGCATCGACGAACTGCGGCAAGCGATTATCGACAAACTTCAGGCCGAGCAGGGAATCCGGTACGAAAAGTCTCAAGTACTCGTCTCGTGTGGCGCCAAACATTCACTCTACAACCTTGCCGAAGCGCTCCTTGAAGCGGGCGACGAAGTCATCCTTCCCGTTCCCTATTGGGTCTCCTATGCCGACCAAACCCTCCTGAACGACGCGACGCCGGTGTTCTTTCCGACCCGTGAGGAAGACGGGTACGCCATTGATGTCCATGATTTGGAACGGTTCATTACAGTCCGCACCAAGGCCATTATCATCAATAGCCCCTGCAATCCAACAGGGGCAACCTACGATCGGAAGACACTTGAACGCCTCGCTGAGCTGGCACTCCGTCGGGATCTTCTTCTTATTTCAGACGAGATTTACGAAAAGGTCATTTACGACGGCGTGACACACACGAGCATTGCTTCATTAGGACCGGAGATCGCAGCCCGTACCGTCCTGATCAATGGTGTCTCCAAAGCCTATGCGATGACTGGATGGCGGATCGGCTATGCCGCTGGTCCTAAAGACCTCCTGAACGCCATGGCAAACATTCAGAGTCAGAGCACGTCCAATCCCTGTTCGATTTCACAGAAAGCTGCTGTCGTCGCCTTGCGTGAAGGTGGTGCGTTTACAGAAAAAATGGTGTTAGAGTTTGATCGACGGCGACGTACCATAGTCGAGCGTCTGAATGCGATGCCCGGCGTTCGCTGTCGAATGCCTACCGGTGCATTTTATGCGTTTCCCAATGTGGGTGGGCTGCTCGGACGACAAAGCCCAACCGGAACAGTCGCAACGCCGACCGATCTGGCAAACTACTTGCTTCAAGAATCCAGGGTCGCCGTGGTGCCTGGTGAGCCATTTGGGAGCACCCAGCATATTCGACTGTCCTATGCCACCAGTATGGACACGATCGTCCGAGGAATGGATCGTCTCGACGCGGCGTTCAAACAGCTGACTTAA
- the lipA gene encoding lipoyl synthase, with amino-acid sequence MSFIPLDQLRSSRTDSSAAISLQPSAWTRPRLPPWFKIEAKTGPDYLDIKRTMDRLKLHTICEEARCPNRWECWNARTATFLILGDICTRRCHYCSVETGRPLAVDHEEPRRVAAAVQALGLRHVVITSVNRDELEDGGAAVFALTIKQVRWFSPHCTIEVLIPDFEGNGAAIVRVCNEKPDILNHNIETVRRLFPAIRPQGKYDRSIHLLDRAKQQGMTTKSGLILGMGETLDEAREVMRNLRSVGCDIMTIGQYLQPTREHLPVARFYDPSEFALLKEEGIAMGFRHVESGPLVRSSYHAEQQTAHEI; translated from the coding sequence ATGAGCTTTATCCCTCTTGATCAACTTCGATCTTCTCGTACTGATTCCTCTGCCGCTATCAGCCTTCAGCCTTCAGCCTGGACCCGACCCCGTCTCCCGCCCTGGTTCAAAATTGAAGCTAAGACCGGTCCCGACTATCTCGATATCAAACGGACCATGGACCGGCTCAAGCTCCATACCATCTGTGAAGAAGCGCGATGCCCGAATCGATGGGAATGTTGGAATGCACGCACTGCGACATTCCTTATCTTGGGCGATATCTGTACAAGACGCTGTCACTACTGCTCAGTCGAAACAGGCCGACCACTCGCGGTAGATCACGAAGAACCTAGGCGAGTCGCAGCAGCAGTCCAGGCATTGGGCCTTCGCCATGTCGTGATCACATCGGTAAACCGGGATGAACTGGAAGATGGAGGCGCCGCGGTCTTTGCCCTAACAATCAAGCAGGTCAGATGGTTCAGCCCACACTGTACGATTGAAGTCTTGATTCCGGATTTTGAAGGGAACGGCGCGGCAATTGTGAGGGTTTGCAACGAAAAGCCCGATATTCTGAATCACAACATCGAAACTGTGCGGCGGTTATTCCCGGCGATCAGGCCACAAGGGAAGTATGATCGGTCGATCCATTTACTCGATAGGGCGAAGCAGCAGGGAATGACGACAAAGTCCGGTTTGATTCTTGGAATGGGGGAAACATTGGACGAGGCCCGCGAAGTGATGCGCAACCTCCGCTCCGTCGGCTGCGACATCATGACCATCGGCCAATATCTCCAACCGACAAGAGAGCATCTGCCCGTTGCACGATTTTACGACCCCAGCGAGTTTGCATTGTTAAAAGAGGAGGGGATAGCCATGGGCTTCCGCCACGTCGAATCAGGCCCGTTGGTGCGCAGTTCCTACCACGCCGAACAGCAGACAGCCCACGAAATCTAG
- a CDS encoding trypsin-like peptidase domain-containing protein, which produces MKYCTMRLPHILICLLCVAWVNTRSIAVADAATPPTDSPGLLLLEEIQTVITNLAESTKPSVVNLIPLSGTGRGRELPAERAPNASGSGSGVIIDAEGHIITNNHVIGDATELEVRLSDRTKLIARVVGKDPDTDLAVLKVTADRPLPSAKFGDSSTVRVGQWVLAVGNPFGLDRTVTLGVVSGIGRENINLSRYENFIQTDASINPGNSGGPLFNLRGEIIGINTAIINFAQGIGFAIPSNMAKQVLQQLLAQGRVTRGWLGVGIQPLTVELARKFEVTEGAGVLVNEVFETSPAAAAGIKPGDILTRIDDTVIDTPNRLSRVVAGLLPGTTTKVEIVRDQQRLVLDVSLIERRDQVVAASLSQSQAQAPQARADSILGLDVQDLTPSLADTFKLQESRGVLIAKVAPNSLAQAEGLHEGDLIKEVNRVEVRSVGEFNGEVSKIRPGETVLLRLLREGRAFYVVLKPTN; this is translated from the coding sequence ATGAAGTATTGCACTATGCGATTGCCACACATTCTCATCTGCCTCCTCTGTGTCGCCTGGGTCAATACTCGTTCGATTGCCGTCGCTGACGCTGCTACCCCACCGACTGACTCTCCGGGCCTCCTCCTCCTCGAAGAAATTCAAACCGTCATTACGAATCTGGCCGAATCGACAAAACCCTCCGTGGTAAATCTCATCCCCCTCTCTGGAACTGGCCGTGGACGCGAGCTGCCAGCTGAGCGGGCTCCTAATGCTTCAGGATCAGGGTCCGGTGTCATTATCGATGCTGAAGGACACATCATCACGAATAATCATGTCATCGGCGATGCAACAGAACTTGAGGTGCGCCTTTCCGATAGAACTAAGCTGATTGCCCGGGTCGTCGGGAAGGATCCGGATACGGACCTGGCTGTCCTTAAGGTGACGGCCGACCGTCCTCTTCCCAGCGCAAAATTTGGGGATTCCTCAACCGTGCGCGTCGGCCAATGGGTGCTTGCCGTCGGGAATCCCTTCGGGCTGGACCGAACCGTCACCCTCGGCGTCGTGAGCGGAATCGGGCGAGAAAACATCAACCTCTCGCGATACGAAAATTTCATTCAAACGGACGCGTCGATCAATCCGGGCAACTCGGGAGGCCCTCTCTTCAATCTGCGCGGCGAAATCATCGGCATCAATACCGCCATCATTAACTTCGCCCAAGGCATTGGCTTTGCCATTCCCTCCAACATGGCCAAGCAAGTTCTTCAGCAATTGCTCGCTCAGGGGCGGGTGACGCGAGGCTGGCTCGGCGTCGGAATCCAACCGCTCACGGTGGAGTTGGCCCGAAAGTTCGAGGTCACCGAAGGCGCAGGGGTGTTGGTCAACGAAGTATTCGAAACGAGCCCGGCTGCGGCAGCAGGCATCAAACCCGGCGACATTCTAACCCGAATCGACGACACCGTGATCGACACACCGAACCGGCTCTCCCGCGTCGTGGCAGGATTACTTCCTGGCACGACGACCAAGGTTGAAATTGTCCGCGACCAGCAGCGACTGGTGCTGGACGTCTCTCTGATTGAACGTCGAGACCAGGTCGTGGCCGCCTCTCTTTCGCAATCACAGGCTCAAGCTCCCCAGGCACGCGCCGACAGCATTCTTGGTCTCGACGTGCAAGATCTGACGCCAAGCCTTGCTGATACATTCAAACTGCAGGAAAGCCGAGGGGTGCTCATCGCGAAAGTCGCACCCAATAGTCTCGCCCAGGCTGAAGGGCTCCACGAGGGAGATCTCATCAAGGAAGTGAACCGTGTTGAGGTGAGGTCGGTCGGAGAATTCAACGGCGAAGTCTCCAAGATCCGGCCAGGCGAAACGGTCCTGCTCCGCCTGCTGAGAGAAGGGCGTGCCTTTTACGTCGTGCTCAAGCCGACCAACTAG
- the rsmD gene encoding 16S rRNA (guanine(966)-N(2))-methyltransferase RsmD, whose product MSGPEGTELRPTSDKVRQAIFSILGTQIVGARFLDLYAGTGAVGIEALSRGASAVTFVESDPKVTQLLQNNLRTCQLLGRAQVHLGQTAAFLDQQDSWDSPYDVLFADPPYAALDELEVMMHSWRPGLLSEHATMIFEHDSRTELPATINHASLLRRYVYGDTALYLYGLSTAQSSAS is encoded by the coding sequence TTGAGCGGGCCAGAAGGAACTGAGCTGCGTCCCACATCCGACAAGGTTCGCCAGGCCATTTTTTCAATTCTTGGGACCCAGATAGTAGGAGCTCGCTTTCTTGATTTGTACGCTGGTACCGGTGCCGTCGGGATCGAAGCACTGAGCCGCGGAGCTTCAGCCGTCACCTTTGTTGAATCAGATCCCAAGGTCACGCAACTGTTACAGAACAATCTACGGACCTGTCAGTTGCTCGGCCGAGCCCAGGTTCATCTAGGACAAACCGCAGCATTCCTCGATCAGCAAGACTCCTGGGATAGCCCCTATGATGTACTGTTTGCAGATCCGCCCTATGCGGCTCTGGATGAGTTAGAAGTTATGATGCATTCCTGGAGGCCCGGACTGCTCTCGGAGCATGCCACAATGATTTTCGAACACGATTCTCGGACGGAATTGCCCGCGACAATAAACCATGCCTCCCTTCTACGGCGATATGTCTATGGCGATACGGCACTCTATCTCTACGGTTTGTCGACCGCACAATCGAGCGCTTCATGA
- the radC gene encoding DNA repair protein RadC: MASKKGGQGITQWPETERPRERLLAQGPQTLTNAQLLAILLRVGRQGSSAVKVGMDVLDRLGGVGGLAQCGIEELCAVPGVGEAKAAQLKAALELGKRALACPLTKGTKITSSRDLFAHFHPALRDLRHEIFKVILLDAKHAMMRDVTVSEGSLTLSIVHPREVFTLAVRESAAAVIFLHNHPSGDPTPSQEDRVLTARLVSAGDILGIRVLDHLVVGDGRYVSFADQGWLPNQGTNT; this comes from the coding sequence ATGGCCAGCAAGAAAGGGGGCCAGGGCATCACGCAATGGCCTGAAACAGAACGGCCGCGCGAGAGGCTACTGGCTCAGGGCCCACAGACACTCACCAATGCTCAACTTTTGGCCATTCTCCTCCGAGTGGGCCGTCAAGGGTCTTCAGCTGTGAAGGTTGGGATGGATGTTCTGGATCGGCTCGGAGGTGTCGGAGGCCTCGCGCAATGTGGAATTGAAGAACTTTGTGCAGTCCCAGGTGTGGGGGAGGCCAAGGCAGCCCAACTGAAAGCGGCTCTTGAATTGGGAAAGCGTGCCCTCGCTTGTCCGTTGACCAAAGGGACAAAGATTACCTCCAGCCGTGACCTCTTCGCGCATTTCCACCCGGCCCTGCGCGATCTGCGTCACGAAATCTTCAAAGTTATTTTACTGGATGCGAAGCATGCCATGATGCGTGATGTGACAGTATCGGAAGGCAGCCTGACACTCAGCATTGTGCATCCACGGGAAGTCTTCACGCTCGCGGTGCGAGAATCAGCGGCGGCAGTCATCTTTCTACACAACCACCCCAGCGGGGATCCTACGCCGAGCCAGGAAGACCGTGTTCTGACCGCGCGCCTGGTGTCAGCCGGGGACATACTCGGTATTCGGGTTCTTGATCATCTCGTGGTGGGTGATGGACGCTATGTCAGCTTTGCGGACCAAGGCTGGCTACCCAACCAGGGTACAAACACTTGA
- a CDS encoding elongation factor G, with product MSQLPAESLRNVAMISSVGVGKTSLAEAMLFTTGAIPHLGSVAQGTTISDFEPEELHRRSSVSTSLLRCSWNHTTINLVDPPGALSFIGETIMALRAVDAVILVVGAASGVRSELIRVWSRIKGLGLPCLMFLNELDKDSASIEEIVALCQRDLGITPLPMSLPLGSGIQLEGVLDLLQPSVIASSKEVPVAQPLPIPENAKIMMGEARRLVQEGAAECDDRLLEQYIAAGELAQEDMIKGLRLGVQGGTIIPLFAGSAIRNIGIIPLLNAIVGLLPSPMDRTVRTPWEGLHPNTGATVTRRAIQEDPFSGVVFKTLIDPFVGRLSYLRILSGALHADSTVFNSSRGSKEKSGHLYTLLGKKHTIVPSAGAGDIVAIGKLKDTQTGDTLCDEHAPICYPKPVLPRAVLSFAIEPKSNADIEKISLGLHKLIEEDPTLEFVRHPDTKEMVLSGMSQLHIDLALEKLRRKYGAEVVLHMPKIPYRETIRAMAQAQGKYKKQTGGHGQYGDCWLEVTPLSRGEGFKFENKVVGGAIPRNFIPAVEKGVVEAMYHGSLAGFPVVDCRVAVYDGSYHAVDSSEMAFKIAASMGFKKALETAHPVLLEPIMTVEVEAPADHIGSVIGDLNARRGRILHVESKGQTEQITALVPMAELLPYATALNSLTAGQGSYAMEFARYDEVPRELVARIVEAHKVETHAAAH from the coding sequence ATGAGTCAGCTACCTGCCGAGTCACTCAGAAATGTGGCCATGATCTCCAGTGTCGGTGTCGGGAAAACTTCGTTGGCTGAGGCCATGCTCTTTACCACCGGCGCTATCCCTCACCTTGGGTCGGTTGCACAAGGTACGACCATCTCGGACTTCGAGCCAGAAGAACTTCACCGGCGCAGCTCAGTCAGTACCAGTCTCCTCCGTTGTTCCTGGAATCACACCACCATCAATCTCGTTGACCCTCCAGGCGCGCTGAGCTTTATTGGGGAGACCATTATGGCGTTGCGAGCGGTGGACGCGGTCATTCTGGTCGTGGGTGCTGCATCGGGGGTGCGGAGCGAGCTCATCAGAGTGTGGTCTCGCATCAAGGGGCTGGGCTTACCTTGCCTCATGTTCCTCAACGAATTGGACAAAGATAGCGCTTCCATCGAGGAGATTGTTGCCCTGTGCCAGCGCGACCTTGGGATCACACCCTTGCCGATGTCCTTGCCTCTTGGAAGTGGCATTCAGCTGGAAGGGGTGTTGGATCTACTTCAACCGAGTGTCATCGCTTCGTCCAAGGAAGTCCCTGTCGCTCAGCCGTTGCCGATTCCAGAAAACGCAAAGATCATGATGGGGGAGGCACGGAGGCTGGTTCAGGAGGGGGCAGCGGAGTGTGATGATCGATTATTGGAACAGTACATTGCTGCAGGTGAGTTGGCGCAGGAGGACATGATCAAAGGGCTTCGACTTGGTGTCCAGGGAGGCACGATCATCCCGCTCTTTGCTGGATCTGCGATCAGGAACATCGGGATTATTCCTCTCCTCAATGCGATTGTTGGATTGTTGCCTTCGCCGATGGACCGGACGGTAAGAACTCCATGGGAAGGCCTGCATCCAAATACCGGAGCGACGGTAACCCGCCGTGCCATTCAGGAGGATCCGTTTTCAGGGGTCGTTTTCAAGACCTTAATCGACCCATTTGTCGGTCGGTTGTCGTATCTGCGAATCTTGTCTGGGGCTCTTCACGCAGACTCGACGGTCTTCAACAGTTCTCGAGGCAGCAAAGAGAAGAGCGGACACCTCTACACCTTGCTGGGGAAGAAACATACGATCGTCCCTTCGGCCGGGGCAGGGGATATCGTGGCCATCGGCAAACTCAAAGACACGCAGACTGGCGATACGCTCTGTGATGAACATGCTCCCATTTGTTATCCGAAACCGGTGCTTCCACGCGCTGTCCTGTCCTTTGCAATCGAGCCTAAGTCGAATGCCGACATTGAAAAGATCAGTCTTGGGTTGCATAAATTGATCGAAGAGGATCCGACGCTTGAATTTGTGCGACATCCCGACACAAAGGAAATGGTGTTAAGTGGGATGAGCCAATTGCACATTGATCTTGCGCTCGAAAAGCTGCGCAGGAAATACGGTGCAGAAGTGGTGCTTCATATGCCGAAGATTCCCTATCGCGAAACCATCCGCGCCATGGCACAGGCCCAGGGGAAATATAAAAAACAAACCGGAGGACATGGTCAGTACGGTGATTGCTGGCTGGAGGTCACACCCCTGTCGCGCGGGGAAGGATTCAAATTTGAGAACAAGGTGGTCGGCGGCGCCATCCCGCGCAACTTTATTCCTGCGGTCGAGAAGGGGGTGGTTGAAGCCATGTATCACGGCAGTTTGGCGGGGTTTCCTGTCGTCGATTGCCGGGTCGCAGTGTATGATGGATCATACCATGCAGTCGACTCGTCAGAGATGGCCTTCAAGATCGCCGCGTCGATGGGGTTCAAGAAGGCATTAGAGACAGCGCATCCCGTCTTGTTAGAGCCGATCATGACGGTGGAGGTTGAGGCTCCAGCGGATCACATCGGGAGTGTCATCGGGGACTTGAACGCTCGGAGAGGGCGGATTCTCCATGTGGAGTCAAAAGGCCAGACGGAACAGATCACAGCGCTCGTCCCAATGGCAGAGTTGCTCCCGTATGCCACGGCGCTGAATTCCTTAACGGCGGGACAGGGCAGTTACGCGATGGAATTTGCGCGCTATGACGAAGTGCCTCGCGAGCTTGTGGCTCGGATTGTTGAGGCACACAAGGTGGAGACTCACGCGGCTGCACACTGA
- a CDS encoding threonylcarbamoyl-AMP synthase encodes MAKIERYVAATVPVLADRVRCVLGESGLISLPTESFYGLAAAPFDEQALARLWAVKGRSEGKPILVLIGERHQLAPFVQTIPRAAQALMDAFWPGPLTIVFPAAPGLSHAVTAGTGSVGIRLSGCEPLVDLLRRVGPVTGTSANREGMPPPRTAEEVQDCLGEVLDLIIDGGPTPGGQPSTVIDVQGSIRIIRNGLIGREAIASQLAVSGLHLEAECL; translated from the coding sequence ATGGCAAAGATTGAGCGCTACGTGGCGGCCACCGTTCCTGTGCTTGCTGATCGGGTTCGTTGTGTCCTTGGTGAGAGCGGGCTGATTTCTCTGCCAACGGAAAGTTTCTACGGCCTTGCTGCGGCGCCGTTCGATGAGCAGGCACTTGCCAGGTTGTGGGCGGTCAAGGGCCGGTCGGAGGGCAAACCGATTCTCGTGCTGATTGGGGAGAGGCATCAATTGGCCCCGTTCGTTCAGACCATTCCACGAGCAGCACAAGCACTGATGGATGCCTTCTGGCCAGGACCGCTCACCATCGTCTTTCCTGCCGCACCGGGACTCTCCCATGCGGTGACTGCGGGAACTGGCTCAGTCGGCATCCGCCTCAGTGGGTGTGAGCCTTTGGTGGATCTCTTGCGTCGCGTCGGGCCAGTGACCGGTACCAGTGCGAATCGTGAAGGTATGCCGCCTCCCAGGACAGCTGAAGAAGTCCAGGACTGCCTTGGGGAAGTGCTTGATCTGATCATTGATGGCGGGCCGACTCCTGGGGGGCAACCGTCCACAGTTATCGATGTTCAAGGCTCGATCAGAATTATTCGCAATGGGCTAATCGGACGAGAGGCCATCGCATCACAGTTGGCTGTCTCCGGCCTGCATCTGGAAGCAGAGTGCCTATGA
- a CDS encoding 2-oxo acid dehydrogenase subunit E2, which produces MASRVVMPKLTDTMEEGVLLAWKKREGDPVEAGDVLAEIETDKAIMDLEAFASGILRKVLVQEGATVMSGTLIGVIAGADEDINPALTDAITAAPSVGGGTKTSVPSAAGPTPTSPRSSQETRVPASPRAKAVAADRGIDLSTITGTGPGGRIVEEDVMKAQVAITRSLSAGTDQPLSQMRKAIVRATTQSKAPIPHFYLTSEINMERAEQFRNQYKSDRVMHPSITDLLIKAAAIALTRHPEINVSFIGHAIRRHERVDIGIAVGIDDGLITPVIRNCSVKSLGDISNESKTLIDRARNQHLQPQEYTDATFSISNLGMFDVENFIAVLIPPQAASIAVGSIRDVPVVKEGRIEAGRRMKVTLSCDHRALDGVQGAGFLKEFKHILEHPSELLPSKETP; this is translated from the coding sequence GCTCGCTGAAATCGAAACCGATAAGGCCATCATGGATCTCGAAGCCTTCGCATCCGGCATCCTGCGCAAGGTCCTGGTACAGGAGGGCGCAACCGTGATGTCCGGTACGTTGATCGGCGTCATCGCTGGAGCGGATGAGGACATCAATCCGGCATTGACCGATGCAATCACTGCCGCGCCATCGGTGGGTGGAGGAACGAAGACCAGCGTGCCGTCTGCTGCCGGCCCAACACCCACCTCACCCAGGAGCAGCCAAGAAACTCGTGTGCCTGCATCGCCCCGCGCCAAGGCTGTGGCTGCCGACAGAGGCATCGATCTTTCCACCATCACCGGGACCGGTCCTGGTGGGCGAATCGTGGAGGAGGATGTCATGAAAGCCCAGGTAGCGATAACGCGGAGTCTGTCAGCCGGAACAGACCAACCGCTGAGCCAGATGCGGAAAGCCATCGTACGAGCCACGACACAGAGCAAAGCACCGATACCGCACTTCTATTTGACAAGCGAGATCAATATGGAGCGTGCAGAGCAGTTCCGCAATCAGTATAAATCCGACCGAGTGATGCATCCATCCATCACCGACCTGCTGATCAAAGCCGCAGCGATCGCCCTCACCCGCCATCCGGAAATCAATGTATCATTCATTGGTCATGCCATCAGGCGACATGAGCGCGTCGACATCGGCATCGCCGTCGGCATCGATGATGGTTTGATCACACCGGTCATTCGCAATTGCAGTGTGAAGTCGCTAGGTGACATCTCGAACGAATCGAAGACACTGATCGATCGAGCCAGAAACCAACATTTGCAGCCACAGGAATATACGGACGCCACCTTCTCGATCTCAAATTTGGGAATGTTCGACGTAGAAAACTTCATTGCGGTCCTCATCCCCCCTCAGGCCGCATCCATTGCTGTCGGCTCCATCCGGGATGTCCCTGTCGTCAAAGAGGGCAGGATCGAGGCTGGTCGGCGCATGAAGGTGACATTATCCTGCGACCACCGGGCTCTGGATGGTGTGCAGGGGGCTGGCTTCCTGAAAGAGTTCAAACACATCCTTGAACATCCCTCGGAGTTGCTCCCATCGAAGGAAACTCCATGA
- a CDS encoding TrkA C-terminal domain-containing protein: MSLELLGRIQQELSITGSAIYETVMALAERTNRKVQVLRLHSQASALINQIEQVHGDLGRQIATLCAKRPLESGLSLPPSDELDHALGQASGRVQQLKQTLFTVDSQIRELKLETIHQELLTLQQDLSLRAAAIERVTIVRGSPFIGRALAEVTLPASIRLVTVLRGPFLIPPDTGLVLRADDILVIIGLQADLEQVASEFIPARSATLV, translated from the coding sequence ATGTCGCTTGAACTACTCGGTCGCATCCAACAGGAACTGTCGATCACCGGAAGCGCCATCTACGAAACCGTCATGGCGCTGGCAGAACGAACCAACCGCAAGGTACAAGTCCTCAGATTACACAGCCAGGCGTCAGCCCTCATCAATCAGATCGAACAGGTTCATGGCGATCTCGGACGTCAGATCGCCACGCTCTGCGCCAAGCGCCCCCTCGAAAGCGGATTGTCACTTCCTCCATCCGATGAATTAGACCATGCGCTCGGCCAGGCTAGCGGTCGCGTTCAGCAGCTCAAACAAACCCTGTTCACCGTTGACAGCCAAATACGTGAGCTCAAGCTGGAAACGATTCACCAGGAGCTTCTCACCCTGCAACAGGACCTGAGTCTTCGCGCAGCTGCTATCGAACGGGTTACTATCGTCCGGGGATCGCCGTTTATTGGAAGGGCACTCGCTGAGGTGACACTACCCGCCTCGATTCGTCTCGTCACTGTCCTCCGGGGACCATTTCTGATACCGCCTGATACTGGCCTTGTGCTTCGGGCTGACGACATTCTGGTCATCATCGGACTACAAGCTGACCTCGAGCAGGTTGCCTCAGAGTTCATTCCAGCTCGAAGCGCGACGCTGGTATAA
- the coaD gene encoding pantetheine-phosphate adenylyltransferase: MKIGIYPGTFDPITHGHTDIITRSLRVFDKVVVAVAPNQSKHPLFTLTERLDMIRIVMEKMKQVEVTHFDGLLVDFVRRYGGHAIIRGLRAISDFEHEFQMALMNRKIAKQVETVFLMPSEEYSYLSSTIIKEVANHGGALTEFLHPEVARQLQNRIRSLKT, encoded by the coding sequence ATGAAAATTGGTATCTATCCAGGAACGTTCGATCCCATTACCCACGGACACACCGACATCATCACCCGTAGTTTGCGGGTATTTGACAAGGTGGTCGTGGCTGTTGCACCCAATCAATCCAAGCACCCGCTCTTCACCCTGACAGAACGACTGGACATGATTCGCATCGTCATGGAGAAGATGAAACAGGTCGAAGTGACCCATTTCGATGGCCTCCTTGTGGACTTTGTCCGGCGATACGGTGGTCATGCGATCATTCGTGGCCTGCGGGCGATCTCGGACTTCGAACACGAATTTCAGATGGCGCTCATGAATCGCAAGATTGCCAAACAGGTTGAGACCGTATTCCTCATGCCCAGCGAAGAGTATTCATATTTATCCTCAACCATCATTAAAGAGGTGGCCAACCACGGGGGAGCGCTCACGGAGTTTCTGCATCCCGAAGTTGCGCGCCAACTGCAAAACCGGATTAGGAGCTTGAAAACATGA
- a CDS encoding PIG-L family deacetylase, whose protein sequence is MQLAGSHDNIVIISAHPDDMEIGMGGTVAKLVESMAAITSVVVTNGGRSSNPFALTEQRMAELRREEALRSSGVLGVTNVVFCDAPDAAEEINTTDVKRRLVELLDRLQPTEVYTLDEERDRHPAHRLAGKLARESVLEAGIVLRGGIWAYEIWGPFATWDRLEYIDHYVAKKMAAIAEHRSQIATIPYGEGVLGLNRWRAVFADPKANAPAGQYAEVFRRITIAPLST, encoded by the coding sequence ATGCAATTAGCGGGGAGCCACGACAACATCGTCATCATCAGCGCCCATCCGGATGATATGGAAATCGGTATGGGCGGGACGGTCGCCAAACTGGTGGAGTCCATGGCTGCGATCACGTCTGTCGTCGTGACGAACGGTGGCCGGTCATCGAATCCCTTCGCATTGACGGAGCAGCGAATGGCCGAACTAAGAAGGGAGGAAGCCCTCCGTAGCAGCGGCGTATTGGGAGTGACAAACGTGGTTTTTTGTGACGCACCGGATGCGGCAGAAGAGATCAATACGACGGATGTCAAACGAAGACTCGTCGAGTTGCTCGATCGCTTACAGCCAACCGAAGTCTATACGCTGGACGAGGAACGGGACCGGCATCCGGCCCACCGTCTCGCCGGTAAGCTGGCAAGGGAAAGCGTCCTTGAAGCCGGTATCGTCTTAAGAGGTGGCATCTGGGCGTATGAAATCTGGGGGCCTTTCGCGACCTGGGACCGTCTTGAGTACATTGACCACTATGTGGCTAAGAAGATGGCCGCCATCGCCGAGCATCGGAGTCAGATAGCCACGATCCCATATGGGGAAGGAGTCCTGGGATTGAATCGATGGCGAGCCGTCTTCGCCGATCCCAAGGCAAACGCCCCGGCAGGTCAGTATGCGGAAGTCTTTCGACGGATCACGATCGCTCCTCTTTCTACATAA